A single window of Kitasatospora sp. HUAS MG31 DNA harbors:
- a CDS encoding DNA alkylation repair protein, with protein sequence MAETTQTGTTVAEVTAELAALEDPRSREVNARHGDDHAVNLTKLRALAKRLKTDQDLARGLWETGDSAARLLALLISRPKAFGRDELDAMLREARTPKVHDWLVNYVVKKSPHAEELRLAWSADPDPVVASAGWALTTERVAKQPEGLDLPRLLDTVEAEMKGAPDRLQWAMNHCLAQIGIEHPEHRAHAIAIGERLEVLKDYPTTPGCTSPYAPTWITEMVHRRTP encoded by the coding sequence GTGGCCGAGACGACGCAGACCGGGACGACGGTCGCCGAGGTGACGGCCGAGCTGGCCGCGCTGGAGGACCCGAGGAGCCGCGAAGTCAACGCACGGCACGGCGACGACCACGCAGTGAACCTCACCAAGCTGCGCGCGCTCGCGAAGCGGCTGAAGACCGACCAGGACCTGGCGCGTGGGCTCTGGGAGACCGGTGACTCGGCGGCGCGGCTGCTGGCGCTCCTGATCTCCCGGCCGAAGGCGTTCGGGCGGGACGAGTTGGACGCCATGCTGCGGGAGGCCCGCACGCCCAAGGTCCACGACTGGCTCGTGAACTACGTGGTGAAGAAGAGCCCGCACGCCGAGGAACTCCGCCTGGCCTGGTCCGCCGACCCGGATCCGGTCGTCGCGAGCGCCGGCTGGGCGCTGACCACCGAACGCGTGGCGAAGCAGCCCGAGGGCCTGGACCTCCCGAGACTGCTCGACACCGTCGAGGCCGAGATGAAGGGCGCCCCGGACCGCCTCCAGTGGGCCATGAACCACTGCCTCGCCCAGATCGGCATCGAGCACCCCGAGCACCGCGCCCACGCCATCGCCATCGGCGAGCGCCTGGAAGTCCTCAAGGACTACCCCACCACCCCCGGCTGCACCTCCCCCTACGCCCCCACCTGGATCACCGAGATGGTCCACCGCCGGACCCCCTGA
- a CDS encoding ATP-binding protein, giving the protein MCPSLGPAAFHRRRLGFPAPDAAAGRAGMSFVRRALAGWRLDTPAEAAADAVLVAAELLANAVDHGGGVRSVELELQGQRLRIRVTDANPLPPVLGEHHPEAAHGHGLFIVDRLCLRWGFRPTDSGKTVWADVPLPRSARRAGLVLPT; this is encoded by the coding sequence ATGTGCCCCTCCCTCGGCCCCGCGGCCTTCCACCGCCGCCGCCTCGGCTTCCCCGCGCCCGACGCAGCCGCCGGGCGTGCGGGCATGAGCTTCGTCCGCCGCGCCCTGGCCGGCTGGCGGCTCGACACCCCGGCCGAGGCCGCCGCCGACGCCGTCCTGGTCGCGGCGGAACTCCTGGCGAACGCGGTGGACCACGGCGGCGGGGTGCGGTCGGTGGAACTCGAACTCCAGGGGCAGCGGCTGAGGATCCGGGTCACCGACGCGAACCCCTTGCCGCCGGTCCTGGGCGAGCACCACCCGGAGGCCGCCCACGGCCACGGCCTGTTCATCGTCGACCGCCTCTGCCTGCGGTGGGGCTTCCGTCCCACGGACTCCGGCAAGACCGTCTGGGCCGACGTCCCGCTGCCCCGGTCAGCCCGCCGGGCCGGGTTAGTGCTCCCCACGTAG
- a CDS encoding ATP-binding protein has protein sequence MESLADGVTRHRHLDFDINGSTSWLRGGTIFVRRALADWNLTSVRDSDDDVVLVARELLSNAVQHSSGPLRLDLDWKGSLLRIAVTDRSHEQPRLENPRGGIGGYGLVIVDRLAVRWASAPEAPGKRVWAEVEVEQDG, from the coding sequence ATGGAATCCCTCGCCGACGGCGTCACCCGGCACCGCCATCTCGACTTCGACATCAACGGCTCGACCTCGTGGCTCCGCGGCGGCACGATCTTCGTCCGGCGCGCCCTCGCCGACTGGAACCTCACTTCCGTCCGCGACAGCGACGACGACGTCGTCCTGGTCGCCCGTGAGCTGCTCAGCAACGCCGTCCAGCACAGCAGCGGCCCCCTGCGCCTGGATCTCGACTGGAAGGGCTCGCTGCTCCGCATCGCCGTGACCGACCGCAGCCATGAACAGCCCCGGCTGGAGAACCCCCGGGGCGGGATCGGCGGCTACGGCCTGGTGATCGTGGACCGCCTCGCCGTCCGCTGGGCGAGCGCCCCCGAGGCGCCGGGCAAGCGCGTGTGGGCGGAGGTCGAGGTGGAGCAGGACGGCTGA
- a CDS encoding WhiB family transcriptional regulator, producing the protein MTRLPGAFEHHWSWQLRAACRTTDTDLFFHPSGERGTPHDEREQAAVAVCARCPVRSECRRYALAAREPYGVWGGLTEDERRALLTRRPTTGRRSTTDRRPPVHRAA; encoded by the coding sequence ATCACCCGCCTGCCCGGAGCGTTCGAGCACCACTGGAGCTGGCAACTGCGCGCCGCCTGCCGCACCACGGACACCGATCTGTTCTTCCATCCCTCGGGAGAGCGGGGCACTCCCCACGACGAGCGCGAGCAGGCGGCCGTGGCCGTCTGCGCCCGCTGCCCCGTGCGGTCCGAGTGCCGTCGCTACGCCCTCGCGGCGCGCGAGCCGTACGGCGTGTGGGGCGGCCTCACCGAGGACGAGCGCCGTGCCCTCCTCACCCGCCGCCCGACCACCGGTCGCCGGTCGACCACCGATCGCCGGCCACCCGTGCACCGGGCGGCCTGA
- a CDS encoding DUF6480 family protein — MTSPDPEPRGTAGVDARGNPFPGDTPPAEGGVSGISTPEPPELRHAWGTWPAWLVVLLCVAVSLMLIGVIIALAV; from the coding sequence ATGACCTCACCCGACCCCGAACCCCGTGGAACGGCCGGAGTGGACGCCCGCGGCAACCCGTTCCCCGGCGACACGCCGCCGGCCGAGGGCGGGGTGTCCGGCATCTCCACGCCGGAGCCGCCCGAACTGCGCCACGCCTGGGGCACCTGGCCGGCCTGGCTGGTGGTGCTGCTCTGCGTGGCGGTGTCGCTGATGCTGATCGGCGTGATCATCGCCCTGGCCGTGTGA
- a CDS encoding SigB/SigF/SigG family RNA polymerase sigma factor, giving the protein MTSLSTPTPSTPVPAPAVTAPVTAPAVTAPVPAEELPRPTPQQMRAMGKTEARELSDALFARLAELDRESHAYSYVRGTIIELNMPLVRFVAGRLRHHTAETEDILQVGTIGLIKAVDGYDHHRGVEFLTYAIPTIVGEIKRFFRDTSWPLRVPRSQQELYLQVARASDRLEQQLGRLPAPDELAEDLHLTRDEVLSGLEAGRVYRADSLDALHDDGPDEAGSSLLDRLGACDHNLELVEFREAVRPLLTSLTPRDRQILLLRFWGHHTQTEIAERIGVSQMHVSRLLASVLARLRQGLEDAPNNRDGEPAAV; this is encoded by the coding sequence ATGACCTCGTTGTCCACTCCGACCCCGTCCACGCCCGTCCCCGCCCCCGCCGTCACGGCTCCCGTCACGGCCCCCGCCGTCACGGCCCCCGTACCGGCGGAGGAGCTGCCCCGGCCGACCCCGCAGCAGATGCGGGCGATGGGCAAGACCGAGGCCCGCGAACTCAGCGACGCGCTGTTCGCCCGGCTGGCCGAACTGGACCGCGAGAGCCACGCCTACAGCTACGTCCGCGGCACCATCATCGAGCTCAACATGCCGCTGGTCCGGTTCGTCGCCGGCCGCCTGCGCCACCACACCGCCGAGACGGAGGACATCCTCCAGGTCGGCACCATCGGCCTGATCAAGGCCGTCGACGGCTACGACCACCACCGCGGCGTCGAGTTCCTCACCTACGCCATCCCCACCATCGTCGGCGAGATCAAACGCTTCTTCCGCGACACCTCCTGGCCCCTGCGGGTCCCCCGCAGCCAGCAGGAGCTCTACCTCCAGGTCGCCCGCGCCTCCGACCGCCTCGAACAGCAACTCGGCCGCCTCCCCGCCCCCGACGAACTCGCCGAGGACCTCCACCTCACCCGCGACGAGGTCCTGAGCGGCCTGGAGGCCGGCCGGGTCTACCGGGCGGACTCCCTGGACGCCCTGCACGACGACGGCCCGGACGAGGCCGGCAGCTCCCTGCTCGACCGGCTCGGCGCCTGCGACCACAACCTCGAACTCGTCGAGTTCCGCGAAGCCGTCCGCCCCCTCCTCACCTCCCTCACCCCCCGCGACCGGCAGATCCTGCTCCTCCGCTTCTGGGGCCACCACACCCAGACCGAGATCGCCGAGCGCATCGGCGTCTCCCAGATGCACGTCTCCCGGCTGCTGGCGTCCGTCCTGGCCCGCCTCCGCCAGGGCCTGGAAGACGCCCCGAACAACCGCGACGGCGAGCCGGCGGCGGTCTGA
- a CDS encoding aminotransferase class I/II-fold pyridoxal phosphate-dependent enzyme, whose translation MDQTQAPVLDTLAALHDSPLTAFAPPGHRQGRGTDPRVLRVLGGDVFRADVLATGGLDDRTASRGILELAQRLMAEAVGAGDTFFSTCGSSLSVKAAMLAVAGPHQHLVVGRDAHKAVVSGLILAGIRPLWADPQWDADLNLAHPPSPEAFDRAFRAHPDARGALVTSPTPYGTCADLAAVAEVCHRYGRPLIVDEAWGAHLPFHPDLPRWAMDAGADVCVTSVHKMGSGLEQSSVFHLQGDLVDPSVLEQRADLLATTSPSVLVYAALDGWRRQMVQDGRRLYDDALTLAEETRARIDALPGLHVHGRADFCGPGLAADLDPLQIVVDLSALRISGYLAGDWLRSHHRITLHLCDHRRISAQLTHADDRVTTAALLDGVRELVDVAPGLGPTTPVLVPDPADLRLEQVMLPRDAFFGTVEQVPVDKAAGRIAAEMLTPYPPGIPAALPGERLTADVLTYLRTGVDAGMLVPDAADAGVETVRVAVEEPDRTGDDVSPTWRE comes from the coding sequence ATGGACCAGACCCAGGCACCCGTACTGGACACCCTCGCCGCGCTCCACGACAGCCCGCTGACCGCGTTCGCCCCACCCGGCCACCGGCAGGGCCGTGGGACGGACCCCCGTGTGCTGAGGGTCCTCGGCGGGGACGTGTTCCGGGCGGACGTGCTGGCCACCGGCGGCCTGGACGACCGCACCGCCTCGCGCGGGATCCTCGAGCTCGCCCAGCGGCTGATGGCCGAGGCCGTCGGGGCCGGGGACACCTTCTTCTCCACCTGCGGCAGCTCGCTGTCGGTGAAGGCCGCCATGCTGGCGGTCGCCGGACCGCACCAGCACCTGGTCGTCGGCCGGGACGCGCACAAGGCCGTGGTCTCCGGGCTCATCCTCGCCGGCATCCGGCCCCTGTGGGCCGACCCCCAGTGGGACGCGGACCTCAACCTGGCCCACCCGCCGTCCCCCGAGGCGTTCGACCGCGCCTTCCGCGCCCACCCCGACGCCCGCGGTGCGCTGGTCACCTCGCCCACCCCGTACGGCACGTGCGCCGACCTCGCGGCCGTCGCCGAGGTCTGCCACCGGTACGGGCGGCCCCTGATCGTCGACGAGGCGTGGGGCGCCCACCTGCCGTTCCACCCCGACCTGCCGCGCTGGGCCATGGACGCCGGTGCCGACGTCTGCGTCACCTCCGTCCACAAGATGGGCTCCGGGCTGGAACAGAGCTCGGTCTTCCACCTCCAGGGCGACCTGGTCGACCCCTCGGTCCTGGAGCAGCGCGCCGACCTGCTGGCCACCACCAGCCCGTCCGTGTTGGTCTACGCCGCCCTGGACGGCTGGCGGCGCCAGATGGTCCAGGACGGCCGTCGCCTCTACGACGACGCCCTGACCCTCGCGGAGGAGACCCGCGCCCGCATCGACGCCCTGCCCGGCCTGCACGTCCACGGCCGCGCGGACTTCTGCGGGCCCGGTCTGGCCGCCGACCTCGACCCGCTGCAGATCGTGGTCGACCTCTCCGCGCTGCGGATCAGCGGCTACCTCGCCGGCGACTGGCTGCGCTCCCACCACCGGATCACCCTGCACCTGTGCGACCACCGCCGGATCAGCGCCCAGCTCACCCACGCCGACGACCGGGTGACCACGGCCGCCCTGCTCGACGGTGTGCGCGAACTCGTCGACGTCGCCCCCGGCCTCGGGCCCACCACCCCCGTCCTGGTGCCCGACCCAGCGGACCTGCGCCTGGAGCAGGTGATGCTGCCCCGGGACGCCTTCTTCGGCACGGTGGAGCAGGTGCCCGTGGACAAGGCGGCCGGCCGGATCGCCGCCGAGATGCTCACGCCCTACCCGCCCGGCATCCCCGCCGCCCTCCCCGGCGAACGGCTCACCGCGGACGTCCTCACCTACCTGCGCACCGGCGTCGACGCCGGCATGCTCGTGCCGGACGCCGCCGACGCCGGGGTCGAGACCGTACGGGTCGCGGTGGAGGAACCGGACCGCACCGGGGACGACGTCTCCCCGACCTGGAGGGAGTGA
- a CDS encoding alpha/beta fold hydrolase, whose translation MTTFLLVPGLYLGGWAWEAVAAELTAKGHRAVPVTLPGLGERAGEDAAGIGLAEHADAVAELLDAQEPGVVLVAHSYGIFPSVAAVDRHPEKVARLVIVDTGTPETGEAVVTLMPHLLEAADGPVLRVPTGLDPVHGVPEAEEERYLRLITPHPLRTVTDPVELTGAWLKVPTTGVFCLANGLSLEVARALYATGAPRFAKLAEPGVTFFELPTGHYPMLSTPVELAEVLVGAAAGEGRSLLGD comes from the coding sequence ATGACGACGTTCCTGCTGGTTCCCGGTCTGTACCTGGGTGGTTGGGCCTGGGAGGCGGTGGCCGCGGAGTTGACCGCCAAGGGCCACCGGGCGGTTCCGGTGACGCTGCCGGGCCTCGGCGAGCGAGCGGGGGAGGACGCGGCGGGCATCGGTCTGGCCGAGCACGCGGACGCGGTGGCCGAGCTGCTGGACGCCCAGGAGCCGGGGGTGGTGCTGGTGGCGCACAGCTACGGGATCTTCCCCTCGGTCGCGGCGGTCGACCGGCACCCGGAGAAGGTCGCCCGGCTGGTGATCGTGGACACCGGGACCCCGGAAACCGGTGAGGCGGTGGTCACCCTGATGCCGCACCTGCTGGAGGCCGCCGACGGCCCGGTGCTGCGGGTGCCGACCGGGCTCGACCCGGTCCACGGGGTGCCGGAGGCGGAGGAGGAGCGCTACCTGCGCCTGATCACCCCGCACCCGCTGCGCACCGTCACCGACCCCGTCGAGCTGACCGGCGCCTGGCTGAAGGTCCCCACCACCGGGGTGTTCTGCCTCGCCAACGGGCTGAGCCTGGAGGTCGCCCGGGCGCTGTACGCCACCGGCGCGCCCCGGTTCGCCAAGCTCGCCGAGCCCGGGGTGACCTTCTTCGAGCTGCCCACCGGCCACTACCCGATGCTGTCCACGCCGGTCGAGCTGGCCGAGGTCCTGGTCGGTGCCGCCGCCGGGGAGGGGCGGAGCCTCCTGGGGGACTGA
- a CDS encoding SDR family NAD(P)-dependent oxidoreductase has translation MNARPEHLRGATALVTGGSRGLGLLIAEELLTRGCRVMICARDREELVRAEEHLAGVGSGEVAATACDLTRPDAPRLLTDAVRHRFGADVELLVNNAGLIQVGPLRSLTTREFDRALDLMTTAPLRLTLAVLPAMRAAGRGTIVNITSVGGRIPAPHLAPYVAAEFALTGLSAVLRAELAADGISVTTVLPGLMRTGSHRAAQFAGQPEQEYAWFAAAASLPLLSMNAHRAARAVVRAAEHGRPELVLTPAAKLGTRVYGLAPATTTRALTLAARLLPGAGPRPARPVRVARVAAVAERHPVVAVLTRPGARAGRRTNEP, from the coding sequence ATGAACGCCCGCCCCGAGCACCTCCGCGGCGCCACGGCCCTGGTCACCGGCGGCTCCCGCGGACTGGGCCTGCTGATCGCGGAGGAACTGCTCACCCGCGGCTGCCGGGTGATGATCTGCGCCCGGGACCGGGAGGAACTGGTCCGGGCCGAGGAGCACCTGGCCGGCGTCGGATCGGGCGAGGTCGCCGCCACCGCCTGCGACCTCACCCGGCCCGACGCCCCGCGCCTGCTCACCGACGCCGTCCGCCACCGCTTCGGCGCGGACGTGGAGCTGCTGGTCAACAACGCCGGGCTGATCCAGGTCGGCCCGCTGCGCTCGCTGACCACCCGCGAGTTCGACCGGGCGCTCGACCTGATGACCACCGCCCCGCTGCGGCTGACCCTCGCCGTGCTGCCCGCCATGCGCGCCGCGGGCCGGGGCACCATCGTCAACATCACCTCGGTCGGCGGCCGCATCCCGGCCCCGCACCTGGCGCCGTACGTGGCCGCCGAGTTCGCTCTCACCGGCCTCTCCGCCGTGCTGCGCGCCGAACTCGCCGCCGACGGCATCAGCGTCACCACCGTGCTCCCCGGCCTGATGCGCACCGGCTCGCACCGCGCCGCGCAGTTCGCCGGGCAGCCCGAGCAGGAGTACGCCTGGTTCGCCGCCGCGGCCTCCCTGCCGCTGCTGTCCATGAACGCCCACCGGGCCGCCCGGGCCGTCGTCCGCGCCGCCGAACACGGCCGTCCCGAACTGGTCCTGACCCCCGCCGCCAAGCTCGGCACCCGGGTGTACGGCCTGGCCCCGGCCACCACCACCCGCGCCCTCACCCTCGCCGCCCGGCTGCTGCCCGGTGCGGGTCCGCGTCCGGCCCGTCCGGTCCGCGTCGCCCGCGTCGCCGCCGTCGCGGAACGCCACCCGGTGGTCGCCGTCCTGACCCGCCCCGGCGCCCGCGCGGGCCGGCGCACCAACGAGCCATAG
- a CDS encoding STAS domain-containing protein, with protein sequence MERIGHLSVVVLTQAAGPVIRVAGEIDHYSVPHLEAALKQPWASRDVGIVEVDLGQVTFCDSSGLNALLAADSRAREHGSRLELTHVPPPVARLFAVSGADRVLDIRPPRTG encoded by the coding sequence GTGGAGCGCATCGGACACCTCAGCGTCGTCGTCCTCACCCAGGCCGCCGGTCCGGTCATCCGGGTCGCCGGCGAGATCGACCACTACTCGGTGCCCCACCTGGAGGCCGCCCTGAAACAGCCCTGGGCGTCCCGGGACGTGGGCATCGTCGAGGTCGACCTCGGCCAGGTCACCTTCTGCGACTCCAGCGGACTCAACGCGCTCCTCGCCGCGGACAGCCGCGCCCGCGAGCACGGCAGCCGACTGGAGCTGACCCATGTGCCGCCGCCCGTCGCCCGGCTGTTCGCGGTGTCCGGCGCGGACCGCGTCCTCGACATCCGTCCCCCTCGAACAGGGTGA
- a CDS encoding thiol-disulfide oxidoreductase DCC family protein, translating to MTRPALQEPLLLFDGECPLCTDWVARAKRYPGMSRSSGPWEAVAYEFVDLPALNARLGHPGAVCPETVQRSPLWVTQAGRRYSGIDAWAHLLMRSGGPWCYLGGLLALPPVRWLLTIAAAPAARHWHPPRTSGVP from the coding sequence ATGACCCGTCCTGCCCTCCAGGAGCCGCTGCTGCTGTTCGACGGCGAATGCCCTCTCTGTACGGACTGGGTCGCGCGGGCCAAGCGGTACCCCGGCATGTCCAGGTCGTCGGGCCCGTGGGAGGCCGTCGCCTACGAGTTCGTCGATCTTCCCGCCTTGAACGCCCGGCTGGGGCACCCCGGAGCCGTCTGCCCCGAGACGGTCCAGCGCAGCCCCCTCTGGGTCACCCAGGCGGGCAGGCGGTACAGCGGCATCGACGCCTGGGCCCACCTGCTGATGCGCTCCGGCGGCCCCTGGTGCTATCTGGGCGGCCTGCTGGCCCTGCCACCCGTGCGATGGCTGCTGACGATCGCCGCAGCTCCCGCGGCACGGCACTGGCATCCGCCCCGGACCTCCGGGGTGCCCTGA
- a CDS encoding DUF6328 family protein, which yields MSDDRHRTGPGRDETPEERADRLWSEMLQEVRVCQTGAQILFGFLLAVVFTPRFPTLPEFDRDLYVATVVLGAGATGTLIAPVAFHRFLSGHGMKPELIRVAGRLIAAGMVLLALAITSALLLLLRTATGNSPAAWIISGAALLWFTLCWLIWPSAVLRRNGRRRERRRDRR from the coding sequence ATGTCCGACGACCGCCACCGCACCGGCCCCGGCCGCGACGAGACCCCGGAGGAGCGCGCCGACCGGCTCTGGAGCGAGATGCTGCAGGAGGTCCGGGTCTGCCAGACCGGCGCCCAGATCCTCTTCGGTTTCCTGCTCGCCGTGGTCTTCACCCCGCGCTTCCCCACCCTCCCCGAGTTCGACCGCGACCTGTACGTCGCCACGGTGGTGCTGGGCGCCGGCGCCACCGGCACCCTGATCGCGCCGGTCGCCTTCCACCGGTTCCTGTCCGGCCACGGGATGAAGCCGGAGCTGATCCGCGTGGCCGGCCGGCTGATCGCCGCCGGGATGGTGCTGCTCGCGCTCGCCATCACCTCCGCCCTGCTGCTCCTGCTGCGCACGGCCACCGGGAACTCCCCGGCGGCCTGGATCATCAGCGGAGCCGCGTTGCTCTGGTTCACCCTCTGTTGGCTGATCTGGCCGAGCGCGGTCCTCCGGCGCAACGGACGGCGCCGCGAGCGACGTCGCGACCGGCGCTGA
- a CDS encoding plasmid stabilization protein yields MPAGSNKKRERQYEHIKDSALDRGESEKRAEEIAARTVNKERARHGESKTASRSSLQDMSSSKRGGQRSHSGAKGPTYDQLYNEAKQRNIEGRSKMNKKELADALGR; encoded by the coding sequence ATGCCGGCCGGTTCCAACAAGAAGCGGGAACGCCAGTACGAGCACATCAAGGACAGCGCCCTGGACCGCGGCGAGAGCGAGAAGCGGGCCGAGGAGATCGCCGCGCGGACCGTCAACAAGGAACGCGCCCGCCACGGCGAGTCGAAGACCGCCAGCCGCAGCTCCCTCCAGGACATGTCCTCCTCCAAGCGCGGCGGACAGCGCTCGCACTCGGGTGCCAAGGGCCCGACGTACGACCAGCTCTACAACGAGGCCAAGCAGCGCAACATCGAGGGCCGCTCCAAGATGAACAAGAAGGAACTCGCCGACGCCCTCGGCCGCTGA
- a CDS encoding SsgA family sporulation/cell division regulator, with protein MPMTAVHAMSVTFPESLLPDVPVEAELSFDTSLPYAACLSFAVADCGCLDGGARVCWYFSRELLNEGRHAPAGHGDVRVRPGTCGDLLIALKAPTGHAVLSTSTASVAAFLADSFALVPAGSESDHLDVDTALARILAGG; from the coding sequence ATGCCGATGACCGCCGTCCACGCGATGTCCGTCACTTTCCCCGAGAGCCTGCTGCCGGACGTCCCGGTGGAGGCGGAACTCAGCTTCGACACGAGCCTTCCCTACGCGGCGTGCCTGTCGTTCGCGGTCGCCGACTGCGGCTGCCTGGACGGCGGGGCCCGGGTGTGCTGGTACTTCAGCCGTGAGCTGCTGAACGAGGGCCGCCACGCCCCGGCCGGCCACGGCGACGTACGAGTCCGTCCCGGTACCTGCGGCGATCTCCTCATCGCCCTGAAGGCTCCCACCGGCCACGCGGTGCTCAGCACCTCCACGGCCTCGGTCGCCGCCTTCCTCGCCGACTCCTTCGCCCTGGTCCCCGCCGGTTCCGAATCCGATCACCTCGACGTCGACACCGCGCTCGCCCGGATCCTCGCCGGCGGCTGA
- a CDS encoding carboxylate-amine ligase, whose translation MSTPAGRLRFGVEEEYLLADPETRTTVPRAAAVVECAAQTLGARAQFEFLATQVEACTPPVETAGDLRAELVAMRRATLGAASGVGCLLVASGTAVLPSRHPLPVTGSLRYRRMAEDAGPVADRAGELCGCHVHLGDLDRGEALALAGHLRPWLPVLQAVCVNSPFCEGRSNGVASSRWSRHLAWPTCGPAPLLDERGYERTVCRLLADRVIRDRRMIYWYTRPSEHLPTLEIRVADTNADLDVPVLLAVLLRGLAEVLLAEHRTGAVPPPLSAGAVREAHRRAAEVGLNGDGLDPVTGRRVPARLRLEALLDRAAPGLELHDDLLLARSLVDKLLTRGTGAERQRVALARHGSLPAVVDHLARLTARLTSTRTVVTLPAL comes from the coding sequence ATGAGCACTCCCGCCGGCCGGCTCAGGTTCGGGGTGGAGGAGGAGTACCTGCTCGCCGACCCCGAGACCCGGACGACCGTGCCGCGGGCCGCGGCCGTGGTCGAGTGCGCGGCCCAGACCCTCGGCGCGCGGGCGCAGTTCGAGTTCCTGGCGACCCAGGTGGAGGCCTGCACGCCCCCGGTCGAGACGGCCGGGGACTTGCGGGCGGAGCTGGTGGCGATGCGCCGGGCCACCCTGGGCGCCGCCTCGGGTGTGGGCTGCCTGCTGGTCGCGTCCGGGACGGCCGTGCTGCCCAGCCGCCACCCGCTGCCCGTCACCGGCAGCCTGCGGTACCGGCGGATGGCCGAGGACGCCGGCCCGGTCGCGGACCGGGCCGGCGAGCTGTGCGGCTGTCACGTCCACCTCGGCGACCTCGACCGCGGGGAGGCCCTCGCCCTCGCCGGGCACCTGCGGCCCTGGCTGCCCGTGCTGCAGGCGGTGTGCGTCAACTCCCCGTTCTGCGAGGGCCGGAGCAACGGCGTGGCCAGCAGCCGGTGGAGCCGGCACCTGGCGTGGCCGACCTGCGGGCCCGCCCCGCTGCTGGACGAGCGGGGCTACGAGCGGACGGTGTGCAGGCTGCTCGCCGACCGGGTGATCCGCGACCGGAGGATGATCTACTGGTACACCCGGCCGTCCGAGCACCTGCCCACCCTGGAGATCCGGGTCGCCGACACCAACGCCGACCTGGACGTCCCGGTGCTGCTGGCCGTCCTGCTGCGGGGGCTGGCGGAGGTCCTGCTGGCGGAGCACCGGACCGGGGCGGTCCCGCCGCCGCTGTCCGCCGGGGCGGTCCGGGAGGCGCACCGGCGGGCCGCCGAGGTGGGGCTGAACGGCGACGGCCTCGATCCCGTCACCGGCCGGAGGGTTCCGGCGCGGCTCCGGCTGGAGGCCCTGCTGGACCGGGCCGCCCCCGGACTGGAGCTGCACGACGACCTGCTGCTCGCCCGGAGCCTGGTGGACAAGCTGCTGACCAGGGGCACGGGCGCCGAGCGGCAGCGCGTCGCCCTGGCCCGACACGGTTCGCTCCCGGCGGTGGTCGACCACCTGGCCCGGCTGACCGCCCGCCTGACGTCCACCCGGACGGTGGTGACGCTGCCCGCGCTGTGA
- a CDS encoding hemerythrin domain-containing protein: MGHGGNVIDELMADHREVEEMFARIQAMTGGGQDLRDAVDEVTIELVRHSVAEEQHLYPAVREHVADGDRLADKELEDHSRVEKILKQLEKTRTDDPQMNPVLQQLMDEVSAHVQDEETTLFPQLRQVCTPEMLDDLGDKIRRAKAMAPTRPHPAAPSTPMASKLLAPGAGLVDRARDFVTGRGKS; this comes from the coding sequence ATGGGGCACGGCGGGAACGTGATCGACGAGCTGATGGCCGACCACCGGGAGGTGGAGGAGATGTTCGCCCGGATCCAGGCGATGACGGGCGGCGGCCAGGACCTGCGGGACGCCGTCGACGAGGTCACCATCGAGCTCGTACGGCATTCGGTCGCGGAGGAGCAGCACCTGTACCCGGCGGTGCGCGAGCACGTCGCGGACGGCGACCGGCTCGCGGACAAGGAGCTCGAGGACCACAGCCGGGTCGAGAAGATCCTCAAGCAGCTGGAGAAGACGCGCACCGACGACCCGCAGATGAACCCGGTGCTGCAGCAGCTCATGGACGAGGTCTCCGCCCATGTCCAGGACGAGGAGACCACGCTCTTCCCGCAGCTGCGGCAGGTCTGCACGCCGGAGATGCTGGACGATCTCGGTGACAAGATCCGCCGTGCGAAGGCCATGGCTCCCACCCGCCCGCACCCCGCGGCGCCGAGCACGCCCATGGCCAGCAAGCTCCTCGCGCCGGGAGCCGGCCTGGTCGACCGGGCCCGCGACTTCGTCACCGGCCGCGGCAAGTCCTGA